The Lacipirellula parvula genome window below encodes:
- a CDS encoding sulfatase: protein MNISKLTLLALLGILSQQASLHAADRPPNFVFILVDDLGQRDLGCYGSTFYETPRIDALAKSGLRFTSAYSACPVCSPTRASIQSGKYPGRLHTTDYFGGPTYDKALHDERYVSRPVLPPNYLERLPLEEQTIAESLAAAGYATFYTGKWHLGPKGYWPEDQGYQTNVGGNRASTNKNRKFFSPYNNPDLPDGPDGEQLDERLANEAANFIRDHREQPFLVFFAQFDVHVPLNTKPELRKKYRQKKDALGNNQPEFGKEGERDVRHVQNHPVYSGMVESMDTAVGIVLDALGEAGVEDETIVIFTSDNGGLSTAEGSPTSNLPLRAGKGWYYEGGVRVPLIIRWPGKTKAGATTDSYVISTDYYPTILEMAGLKLKPEQHVDGRSFAPLLKGESQPARGPIYWHYPHYGNQGGRPFSAIRDGDWKLIEFLEDGRTELYDVAHDESETKNLAAAEPERTAMMQKQLHLWRQEAKVQMPQRNPKLSPPK from the coding sequence ATGAATATCTCGAAACTCACACTCCTCGCACTCCTTGGCATCCTCAGCCAGCAGGCGTCGCTCCACGCCGCTGATCGCCCGCCGAACTTCGTCTTCATCCTCGTCGACGACCTCGGCCAGCGTGATCTCGGCTGTTACGGCAGCACATTTTACGAAACGCCCCGCATCGACGCTCTCGCCAAGAGCGGCCTGCGCTTCACCAGCGCCTACTCGGCCTGCCCCGTTTGCTCGCCGACGCGAGCGAGCATTCAATCGGGCAAGTACCCTGGTCGCCTCCACACGACCGACTACTTCGGCGGGCCAACGTACGATAAGGCGCTCCATGACGAGCGTTACGTCAGTCGCCCCGTGCTGCCGCCGAACTATCTCGAACGTCTGCCGCTCGAAGAACAGACCATCGCCGAGTCGCTCGCCGCGGCGGGCTATGCGACTTTTTACACCGGCAAGTGGCACCTCGGTCCGAAGGGCTATTGGCCCGAAGACCAAGGCTATCAAACGAACGTCGGCGGCAACCGCGCGAGTACGAACAAGAACCGCAAGTTTTTCTCGCCCTACAACAATCCCGATCTCCCCGACGGTCCTGATGGCGAGCAGCTCGACGAACGGCTCGCGAACGAAGCGGCCAACTTCATTCGCGATCACCGCGAGCAGCCGTTCCTCGTCTTCTTCGCGCAGTTCGACGTCCACGTGCCGCTGAACACGAAGCCCGAGCTGCGAAAGAAGTACCGCCAGAAGAAGGACGCGCTCGGTAACAATCAACCGGAGTTCGGCAAAGAGGGCGAGCGCGACGTCCGCCACGTGCAAAACCACCCCGTCTATAGCGGCATGGTCGAGTCGATGGATACGGCGGTCGGCATCGTGCTCGATGCGCTCGGAGAAGCGGGCGTCGAAGATGAAACGATCGTCATCTTCACCTCCGACAACGGCGGCCTTAGCACGGCCGAGGGTTCGCCGACGAGCAACCTGCCGCTTCGCGCCGGCAAAGGCTGGTACTACGAAGGAGGCGTCCGCGTACCACTGATCATCCGCTGGCCCGGCAAGACAAAGGCGGGCGCCACGACCGATAGCTACGTCATCAGCACCGACTACTATCCGACGATCCTCGAGATGGCGGGCCTCAAACTAAAGCCTGAGCAACACGTCGACGGCCGCAGCTTCGCCCCGCTGCTCAAAGGCGAATCGCAACCGGCCCGCGGGCCGATCTACTGGCACTACCCCCACTATGGCAATCAGGGGGGCCGCCCCTTCTCCGCGATTCGCGACGGCGATTGGAAGCTAATCGAATTCCTCGAAGATGGTCGCACCGAGCTGTACGACGTCGCGCACGACGAATCGGAGACGAAAAATCTTGCGGCGGCCGAGCCAGAGCGCACGGCTATGATGCAGAAACAACTTCACCTATGGCGGCAAGAAGCCAAGGTGCAAATGCCTCAGCGGAACCCGAAACTTAGCCCGCCCAAATAG
- the pgsW gene encoding poly-gamma-glutamate system protein, with product MKKIYWRPRAVSRPALLLIAIISIAGLLMVEKWKVNQDQPYFEEKIKAANLAADAFEVVRAERVKLGPPIDQVNDPADTGIIGLAMSPVTSVLGHLSAKQTSTNPNFAAVLVEMLKEAGVEQGDVVAVGVSGSFPALNICTYAALESLGAKPLVISSASASQWGANVPQLMWPDMEHLLLRQKRVGEDGKELPPLFNIKSIACSIGGNDDQGEGLTEEGLKLVQASIERNGLTPLQVELPESAKNLPPVERAQAEMQANIELRMDKYRDKAKGRPIAAYINVGGGTVSVGKDVGKKMFKSGLNMRPPRDVREIDGVMARFSNDGVPVIHMIRINTLANNFGLPLEPVVAPPLGEGGVFVGIAYSKPLVIGVLAFILMCLYGFIRTDIGFRILRTSKGASKREMHPEPMV from the coding sequence ATGAAAAAAATCTATTGGCGGCCGCGAGCCGTTTCCCGACCGGCCCTCCTGCTGATTGCGATCATTTCGATTGCCGGCCTGTTGATGGTCGAAAAGTGGAAGGTCAACCAAGATCAGCCTTACTTCGAAGAGAAGATCAAAGCGGCCAATCTCGCCGCGGACGCCTTCGAGGTGGTGCGAGCCGAGCGCGTGAAGCTGGGCCCGCCGATCGATCAGGTGAACGACCCGGCTGATACGGGGATCATTGGACTCGCGATGTCGCCGGTCACCTCGGTGCTGGGGCATCTCTCGGCGAAGCAGACGTCGACGAACCCGAACTTCGCCGCGGTGCTGGTCGAGATGCTCAAAGAGGCTGGGGTGGAGCAGGGCGACGTGGTCGCGGTCGGCGTCTCGGGTTCCTTTCCTGCGCTCAACATTTGCACGTATGCCGCTCTCGAATCGCTCGGCGCGAAGCCGCTGGTGATTTCGAGCGCCAGCGCGTCGCAATGGGGCGCCAACGTGCCACAGTTGATGTGGCCCGACATGGAACACTTGCTGTTGCGACAGAAGCGCGTCGGCGAGGATGGCAAAGAGCTGCCGCCGCTGTTCAACATTAAGTCGATCGCTTGCTCGATCGGCGGCAACGACGACCAAGGCGAAGGGTTGACCGAAGAGGGGCTGAAGCTCGTCCAAGCCTCCATCGAGCGCAATGGGTTGACCCCGCTGCAAGTTGAGTTGCCGGAGAGCGCGAAGAATCTGCCGCCGGTCGAGCGTGCTCAAGCCGAGATGCAGGCGAACATCGAGTTGCGGATGGACAAGTACCGCGACAAGGCCAAGGGCCGGCCGATCGCGGCCTACATCAACGTCGGCGGCGGCACCGTGTCGGTCGGCAAAGACGTCGGTAAGAAGATGTTCAAGTCGGGTCTTAACATGCGGCCGCCGCGCGACGTCCGCGAAATCGACGGCGTGATGGCGCGGTTCAGCAATGACGGCGTGCCGGTCATTCATATGATTCGCATCAACACGTTGGCCAACAATTTTGGTTTGCCGTTGGAACCGGTCGTCGCCCCGCCGCTGGGCGAGGGAGGCGTATTCGTGGGCATTGCTTACTCAAAACCCCTGGTGATTGGCGTGCTGGCATTTATTTTGATGTGTCTCTACGGCTTCATTCGGACCGACATCGGGTTCCGCATCCTGCGTACGTCCAAGGGGGCGAGCAAGCGGGAAATGCATCCGGAGCCGATGGTCTAA
- the pgsB gene encoding poly-gamma-glutamate synthase PgsB, whose amino-acid sequence MSAFAALAATTGLLIGGGVAELAAHRRKLYQIPVRIHVNGTRGKSSVARLIAAGLRNAGKRTCCKTTGTLPRMIMPDGSEYPVFRPAKANVIEQIRIVAATAEIDADALVLECMALIPSLQWLCEDKLVRATHAVITNAREDHLDVMGPGGRDVAKALAGMVPVGGKLYTAEQVYLDVFEKVCRDRKCELIAVGDAEVAAITPLDLAGFSYVEHAENVALALKVCQAVGVEKGAALPGMWRALPDPGAMTAHEMDFFGRQINFVNGFAANDPQSTERIWRLALERYADVEKRIAVFNCRSDRPDRSRQLGTVVAQWPAADHYLLIGSGTYIFAKYAVKAGLDPQKMVFAEDHPAEDIFESIVELTGRRSLAMGMANIGGVGLEVVRYFANRSTVRTFK is encoded by the coding sequence ATGAGCGCTTTTGCCGCCCTTGCCGCCACGACCGGTCTCCTTATCGGCGGCGGCGTCGCGGAGCTAGCAGCCCATCGCCGCAAGCTGTACCAAATTCCCGTTCGCATCCATGTGAACGGCACTCGCGGCAAGTCGAGCGTCGCGCGGCTGATCGCCGCTGGCTTGCGTAATGCCGGCAAGCGCACCTGCTGCAAAACAACCGGCACGCTTCCGCGAATGATCATGCCGGACGGTTCGGAGTACCCGGTGTTTCGCCCGGCGAAGGCGAACGTCATCGAACAAATCCGCATCGTCGCGGCCACGGCGGAGATCGACGCCGACGCGCTGGTGCTCGAATGCATGGCGCTGATTCCTTCCCTGCAGTGGCTGTGTGAAGACAAGCTGGTTCGCGCGACCCACGCGGTGATCACCAACGCCCGCGAGGATCATCTGGACGTCATGGGCCCTGGCGGCCGCGACGTGGCGAAGGCGCTCGCGGGCATGGTGCCGGTCGGCGGCAAGCTGTACACGGCCGAGCAGGTGTACCTCGACGTCTTCGAGAAAGTGTGCCGCGATCGGAAGTGCGAACTGATCGCCGTCGGCGACGCCGAAGTAGCCGCGATCACACCGCTCGATTTGGCTGGGTTTTCCTACGTTGAGCATGCGGAGAACGTCGCGCTGGCGCTGAAGGTGTGCCAAGCGGTCGGCGTCGAAAAGGGCGCGGCGCTCCCCGGCATGTGGCGGGCGCTTCCCGATCCGGGCGCCATGACCGCCCATGAGATGGACTTCTTCGGTCGACAGATCAACTTCGTCAACGGCTTCGCGGCGAACGATCCGCAGTCGACCGAGCGTATCTGGCGGCTCGCGCTCGAACGCTACGCCGACGTCGAGAAGCGAATCGCCGTGTTCAATTGCCGATCTGATCGCCCCGATCGCTCGCGGCAGCTCGGAACGGTCGTCGCGCAATGGCCTGCGGCCGATCATTATCTGCTCATTGGTTCGGGAACGTACATCTTCGCCAAGTATGCCGTGAAGGCAGGGCTTGATCCGCAGAAGATGGTCTTCGCCGAAGATCATCCCGCTGAGGATATTTTCGAAAGCATCGTCGAACTCACCGGTCGCCGTTCGCTGGCGATGGGCATGGCGAACATCGGCGGCGTCGGCCTCGAGGTCGTCCGCTACTTCGCCAACCGTAGTACGGTGCGAACGTTTAAATAG
- a CDS encoding transposase, with translation MLLRMGKPIKKISRSENPVHHGEHRYEHWLVDNQVYFITARCRDQFPAIASERAKEIFWDRFAHYTAECGFTPWVTSLLDNHYHTLGYLREGSQLSKMMQRVHGSVAKLVNDLLPARRAEFWRDVKYKEYSDGCIRDELQARRAYRYTLTQAVRHGVAQDWREYAHTRVNVELELAIRRSHQLKAFMEEVPYKRYLKKPK, from the coding sequence ATGCTGCTTCGCATGGGGAAGCCGATCAAAAAGATCTCTCGCAGCGAGAATCCCGTTCATCACGGCGAGCATCGGTATGAGCACTGGCTGGTCGACAATCAGGTCTACTTCATCACGGCCCGCTGTCGCGATCAGTTTCCCGCGATTGCCAGCGAGCGTGCGAAGGAGATCTTTTGGGATCGGTTCGCGCACTACACAGCGGAGTGCGGTTTCACGCCGTGGGTGACTTCGCTACTCGATAACCACTATCACACGTTGGGGTATCTGCGCGAGGGGTCGCAGCTATCGAAGATGATGCAGCGCGTGCATGGATCGGTGGCGAAGCTCGTGAACGATTTGCTGCCGGCACGTCGCGCGGAGTTTTGGCGCGACGTGAAGTACAAGGAGTACTCCGATGGGTGCATTCGCGACGAGCTGCAGGCGCGGCGGGCGTATCGCTACACGCTGACGCAAGCGGTGCGGCATGGGGTGGCGCAGGATTGGCGCGAGTATGCGCATACGCGCGTGAACGTTGAGTTGGAGCTGGCGATTCGGCGCTCACATCAACTCAAGGCGTTTATGGAAGAGGTTCCTTATAAGCGTTATTTGAAGAAGCCTAAGTGA
- a CDS encoding glutamine--tRNA ligase/YqeY domain fusion protein, whose product MSPDAPAGNDKTASRNFIQQIIDADRAAGKNAGRVHTRFPPEPNGYLHIGHAKSICLNFGLAKEFGGKFNLRFDDTNPAKEEQEYVDSIVDDVNWLIAGFGETEGFRVQGSAKTSSTEPSLLNPEPFFASDYFDQLYAWAVQLIKDGKAYVCDLTAEQMREYRGSLTAPGKDSPNRNRTVAENLDLFEQMRAGKFADASRTLRAKIDMASPNINMRDPVLYRIKRAHHHRTGDKWCIYPSYDYTHGQSDSIEGITHSICTLEFENHRPLYDWFCRELGIHHPQQIEFARLNLTYAVMSKRKLLQLVQEKHVTGWDDPRMLTIRGLRRRGYTPEAMRAFCERIGVAKFNSTIDMAWLEDAIREDLNERAPRAMGVLRPLKVVLTNLKEGETIELDAPNHPQKPEMGSRKIPLTREIYIEQEDFMEEAPKKFFRLKPEGEVRLRCAGIIKCDEVVKDAAGKVTELRCTFDPDHSRKVKGTIHWVSAPNALTAEVRLYDHLFGVENPDNAPEGKTFLDNLNPNSLEILKDAKLEPSLKKAKPGTSFQFERTGYFYVDPVDSKPGQPVFNRTSTLRDSWTKEQGTPA is encoded by the coding sequence ATGTCGCCCGACGCCCCCGCTGGCAACGATAAGACCGCCTCGCGCAACTTCATTCAGCAGATCATCGACGCCGACCGCGCCGCCGGAAAGAACGCCGGCCGCGTCCACACGCGCTTCCCGCCCGAGCCGAACGGCTACCTCCACATCGGCCACGCGAAAAGCATCTGCTTGAACTTCGGCCTCGCGAAGGAATTCGGCGGCAAGTTCAACTTGCGGTTCGACGACACGAACCCGGCGAAAGAGGAACAGGAGTATGTCGATTCGATCGTCGACGATGTGAACTGGTTGATCGCTGGGTTCGGGGAAACGGAAGGGTTCAGGGTTCAGGGTTCAGCAAAGACATCTTCAACTGAACCCTCTCTCCTGAACCCTGAACCCTTTTTTGCGTCCGACTACTTCGATCAGCTCTATGCCTGGGCGGTCCAGTTGATCAAAGACGGCAAGGCGTACGTTTGCGATCTCACCGCCGAGCAAATGCGCGAGTACCGCGGCTCGCTCACCGCGCCGGGCAAAGACAGCCCCAACCGCAATCGTACCGTTGCGGAGAATCTCGATCTGTTCGAGCAGATGCGGGCTGGCAAGTTCGCAGACGCCAGTCGCACGCTTCGCGCGAAGATCGACATGGCGTCGCCGAACATCAACATGCGCGACCCGGTGCTCTACCGCATCAAGCGGGCCCACCACCATCGCACGGGCGACAAGTGGTGCATCTACCCGTCGTACGACTACACCCACGGCCAAAGCGATTCGATCGAAGGGATCACCCATTCGATCTGCACGCTTGAATTCGAAAACCATCGCCCGCTGTACGATTGGTTCTGCCGCGAGCTCGGCATCCACCATCCGCAGCAGATTGAATTCGCCCGCCTCAACCTCACCTACGCGGTGATGAGCAAGCGGAAGCTGCTGCAACTGGTCCAAGAGAAGCACGTCACCGGCTGGGACGACCCGCGGATGCTCACCATCCGCGGCCTGCGCCGCCGCGGCTATACCCCGGAGGCGATGCGGGCGTTCTGCGAACGGATCGGCGTCGCGAAGTTCAACAGCACGATCGACATGGCGTGGCTTGAGGACGCCATCCGCGAAGACCTCAACGAACGCGCCCCGCGGGCGATGGGCGTGTTGCGGCCGCTGAAGGTCGTGCTCACCAACTTGAAGGAAGGCGAAACGATCGAACTCGATGCGCCGAACCATCCGCAAAAGCCGGAGATGGGCTCGCGCAAGATCCCGCTGACCCGCGAGATCTATATCGAGCAGGAAGACTTCATGGAAGAAGCCCCCAAGAAGTTCTTCCGTTTGAAGCCCGAAGGCGAAGTCCGCCTCCGCTGCGCCGGCATCATCAAGTGCGACGAAGTAGTAAAAGACGCCGCGGGCAAAGTGACCGAGCTCCGCTGCACATTCGATCCTGATCACTCCCGCAAGGTGAAGGGAACGATCCACTGGGTCTCGGCGCCCAATGCGCTCACCGCCGAGGTCCGACTGTACGATCACCTATTCGGCGTCGAGAACCCAGACAACGCCCCCGAGGGGAAGACGTTCCTCGACAACCTCAATCCGAACTCGCTGGAGATTCTCAAGGACGCGAAGCTCGAGCCATCGTTGAAAAAGGCGAAGCCGGGCACAAGCTTCCAGTTCGAACGGACGGGATACTTCTACGTCGACCCCGTCGATTCGAAGCCGGGGCAACCAGTCTTTAATCGCACCTCGACGCTACGAGACAGTTGGACCAAAGAACAAGGAACCCCGGCGTAG
- a CDS encoding DUF1559 domain-containing protein, producing the protein MSPLRAFPTFHLSLCLTLALSTAFAPSLGIAQEAAARPAASASESSANLEYVIPSAVVVLIAKPEQILKSSAAELFPIEILQAASIQETGLDPLEASEVVLSVSPPIAGPPSYSLLATFNDDATLKASAIARHTEQTTLADKIVEIYNGVREALSDKIAEQARQALASDDPIQQAAGRYSQRMQKKWDAVPGLVQEGDRIVLFRADLTKSEGNQLVYVATVGTLVGLLLPAVQAAREAARRNQAMNNMKQIVLGMYNYESAKAAFPTDVKLDADGKPLLSWRVLILPYIEEYELYKQFHLDEPWDSPHNKTLISKMPPVFLDPSSKLTPADGKTSYLGVKGDAYFFNGSAKGRSFSSVRDGTSNTIAFVQVDDEAAVTWTKPQDWTPSESDLLKPFDGPHPGGFFAGFCDGHISFISSSIDPTMLRALLTANGGEVIESR; encoded by the coding sequence ATGTCTCCTCTCCGCGCATTCCCGACGTTTCATCTCTCGCTCTGCCTGACGCTGGCTCTTTCGACGGCGTTCGCCCCGTCGCTCGGCATCGCTCAAGAGGCCGCCGCACGCCCCGCTGCGTCAGCCTCTGAGAGCTCCGCAAATTTGGAGTACGTCATCCCGAGCGCCGTCGTGGTGCTGATCGCGAAGCCTGAGCAGATTCTCAAGTCTTCCGCGGCGGAATTATTCCCCATCGAGATCTTGCAAGCAGCGTCGATCCAAGAAACCGGTCTCGATCCGCTTGAAGCCAGCGAAGTGGTGCTCTCCGTTTCGCCGCCGATCGCGGGACCGCCGAGCTACTCGTTGCTAGCGACGTTTAACGACGACGCCACCCTCAAGGCTAGCGCGATCGCGCGGCACACGGAGCAGACGACGCTCGCCGACAAGATCGTCGAAATCTACAATGGCGTGCGGGAGGCGCTTTCCGACAAGATCGCTGAACAGGCTCGCCAAGCGCTCGCCAGCGACGATCCCATCCAACAAGCTGCCGGACGCTACTCGCAACGTATGCAGAAGAAGTGGGACGCCGTGCCGGGCCTCGTGCAGGAAGGCGACCGCATCGTTCTGTTTCGAGCCGATCTGACCAAGTCTGAAGGCAACCAACTCGTCTACGTCGCCACGGTCGGAACTCTCGTCGGCTTGCTACTGCCGGCGGTCCAAGCGGCGCGCGAAGCCGCCCGGCGAAACCAAGCGATGAACAACATGAAGCAAATCGTGCTCGGCATGTACAACTACGAGTCCGCAAAGGCGGCGTTTCCGACCGATGTGAAACTCGACGCGGACGGCAAGCCGCTCCTCAGCTGGCGCGTCCTCATCCTTCCGTACATCGAAGAGTATGAGCTTTACAAGCAGTTCCACCTGGACGAGCCGTGGGATAGCCCGCACAACAAGACGCTGATTTCCAAGATGCCGCCGGTTTTTTTGGATCCCAGCTCCAAGCTGACGCCGGCTGACGGCAAAACGTCGTACCTCGGCGTGAAAGGGGATGCCTACTTTTTCAATGGTTCGGCCAAAGGCCGCAGCTTCTCGAGCGTGCGCGACGGCACCTCCAACACGATTGCCTTCGTGCAAGTCGACGACGAAGCAGCCGTCACCTGGACGAAGCCGCAAGATTGGACGCCGAGCGAATCCGATTTGCTGAAGCCGTTCGACGGCCCGCACCCTGGCGGGTTCTTCGCCGGCTTCTGCGACGGTCACATTAGCTTTATCAGTTCGTCGATTGACCCAACGATGCTGCGTGCACTGCTGACGGCTAACGGCGGAGAAGTTATCGAATCGCGGTGA
- the pgsC gene encoding poly-gamma-glutamate biosynthesis protein PgsC, which yields MIDILTASIGIGLAVSLMFSEMFGLAAGGMVVPGYIALYLNRPIDIALTLAASFVTYLVVHSLSTFIIIYGKRRTVLMIIVGYLVRGAMTQIPFYASESLYQLSTLSPIPAEWEPIGYVIPGLIAIWMDRQGVVETLSALVTSAVVVRLALMLVFGMELQNLGA from the coding sequence ATGATTGATATTCTCACCGCTTCGATCGGCATCGGCCTCGCCGTGAGCCTGATGTTCTCCGAAATGTTCGGCCTCGCGGCCGGCGGCATGGTCGTGCCGGGGTACATCGCGTTGTACCTCAATCGGCCGATCGACATCGCATTGACGCTGGCGGCGTCGTTCGTCACCTACTTGGTGGTGCACTCGCTGTCGACGTTCATCATCATCTACGGCAAGCGGCGGACGGTGTTGATGATCATCGTCGGCTACCTGGTCCGCGGGGCGATGACGCAGATTCCGTTTTACGCCTCCGAGTCGCTGTACCAGCTCAGCACGCTGAGCCCGATTCCCGCTGAGTGGGAGCCAATCGGCTACGTCATTCCCGGCCTGATCGCCATTTGGATGGATCGCCAAGGGGTGGTGGAGACGCTCTCTGCCCTGGTCACTTCTGCGGTCGTGGTGCGGTTGGCGCTCATGCTCGTGTTCGGGATGGAACTGCAGAACCTGGGCGCCTAG
- a CDS encoding hemolysin family protein → METTAELVTILVLVLLNGFFAGAEIAVLTARRNRLQQAAGQGSKGAKAAMYLLGDTNRFLSTVQVGITGVGTLAAAYGGVSLVNQLSEYLNTLPTQAIASNSRGISLAVVTGGIAFTSLILGELVPKRAALAYAERLATVVAPPMALLSIVARPFVAVLGFVTALVLRILRVDPQAESSVSVEDIEHLIESGREQGILQETEHEVALEALQLRNRRVRDIMRARIDIDAVDIETPTEEIVGVMAMSGFSRLPVYEDSLDHIIGFLYNKDVFQQFYLRKDVELRKLLRAPLFVPESLSLDRLLVSLREKHTQLAIVLDEFGGTRGMVTLEDVLEELVGEIYDETQRVEADMIVARDGGGWLVDGQLPMHDLMEHLPSGVNLSTDSFDFSTVSGLVLAVLERLPTVGEIVPCGDISIEVVDMDGNRIDRLLITLTKAAAPNDASPT, encoded by the coding sequence GTGGAAACGACGGCCGAACTGGTCACCATTCTCGTCCTGGTTCTGTTGAACGGATTTTTCGCCGGCGCCGAAATCGCCGTGCTCACCGCCCGCCGCAATCGGTTGCAGCAAGCCGCCGGTCAGGGGAGCAAAGGCGCCAAGGCGGCGATGTATCTCCTCGGCGATACGAATCGCTTCCTGTCGACTGTGCAGGTCGGCATCACCGGCGTCGGCACGCTCGCGGCGGCCTACGGCGGCGTGAGCCTGGTCAATCAGCTCTCCGAATACCTCAACACGCTGCCGACGCAGGCGATCGCCTCGAACAGCCGCGGGATCTCGCTCGCCGTGGTCACTGGCGGCATCGCGTTCACCTCGCTCATTCTCGGCGAGTTGGTTCCTAAGCGGGCCGCGCTCGCCTACGCCGAACGTCTGGCCACGGTCGTCGCGCCGCCGATGGCGCTGCTCAGCATCGTCGCCCGGCCGTTCGTCGCGGTGCTCGGCTTTGTGACGGCGCTCGTGTTGCGCATCTTGCGAGTCGATCCGCAAGCCGAGTCGTCCGTCAGCGTCGAAGACATCGAGCACCTCATCGAATCGGGCCGCGAGCAAGGGATCCTGCAGGAGACCGAACACGAAGTCGCGCTCGAAGCCCTGCAGCTCCGCAACCGCCGGGTGCGCGACATCATGCGAGCGCGGATCGACATCGACGCGGTCGACATCGAAACGCCGACCGAAGAAATCGTCGGCGTCATGGCGATGTCGGGCTTCTCGCGTCTGCCGGTGTACGAAGACAGCCTCGATCACATCATCGGCTTCCTCTACAACAAAGACGTCTTCCAGCAGTTCTACTTGCGTAAGGATGTTGAGCTCCGCAAGCTGCTGCGGGCGCCGCTGTTCGTCCCCGAATCGCTCTCGCTCGACCGGCTTCTCGTTTCGCTGCGTGAGAAGCATACGCAACTCGCGATCGTCCTCGACGAATTCGGCGGCACCCGCGGCATGGTCACGCTCGAAGACGTGCTGGAGGAACTCGTCGGTGAAATTTACGACGAGACGCAGCGCGTGGAGGCCGACATGATCGTCGCCCGCGACGGCGGCGGCTGGCTCGTCGACGGACAACTGCCGATGCACGACCTGATGGAACATTTGCCGTCCGGCGTGAACCTCAGCACCGATTCATTCGACTTCAGCACCGTCAGCGGCCTCGTCCTCGCCGTGCTGGAGCGACTGCCGACGGTCGGCGAGATCGTCCCCTGCGGCGACATTTCGATCGAGGTGGTCGACATGGACGGCAACCGCATCGATCGGCTGCTGATCACGCTGACGAAAGCGGCCGCGCCGAACGACGCCTCGCCCACGTAA